A region of the Pleurocapsa minor HA4230-MV1 genome:
ATGAGTTCCAGAGATTAAAAGTAATACTTTTTTAGCAGCAAGATCGCCAAACCAAGCCAGATCTAAATATAGCTTTTCCCCTGCTATGCCTCTTAGGGGATGCTGCCAAGATTTGATTAAGGTGGCTTGTCCTGAAGCAGCAGTGAGAAAATTGTGACGAGCCTTAGAGTATTTTGAATTAAAACGAATAGGATGAGCTTCGGATTGCATACTTAAAATGGTTACTGGTTAAGTGGAATATGGTGGGCAAAATCAACTGATTAATAAAGCATTTTTAGATCTAAATCTTGCCCACCCTACTGTTGGTTACTGATTACTGATTACTAAGTAATGTAGAAATAATTCTTGTTCTATGTACTTGACTTCTAGTAGCTGGAGTTTTTTGCCTTGAGAATGGATAAATCCTTTTCCCGCCACAGGAGTCGGGGCAGACTGACCGCCAAAAATTATGGGACAAACGGTTAACCACAGTTCATCGATTAAATTTTCTGCTAATAATGATGCTACTAGTTCCCCGCCACCCAAGATAGCCAGCTTGTTTAAATCTAATTCGGCTAGCTGCTGAAAAGTCCTTGTCCAATTAATGATCGAGTTATTTTCTGGAGCAATTAAAATACGCTCAAATTCTGTTCTGCTTTGCCATTTGCCATCATTACCAGGAAGAGTGATCAACCATCGCGGGATGGGTTGTTGAAAAAAGCGCCATTGAGAATCCAAATTCCCTGATGCAGAGACGACGATTTGTACAGGTTGAGGTGATTGCGATCGCGCTTTTCTCTCTTGCAACAGCAGCGGATTAGAAACCGACATGGTACTACCATAAGCTCTTAATGTACCTGCCCCAAACAAAACTGCATCTGCTAAAGATACCTGTTGTTCGAGGTGAGTGCGATCGTTAATAGAACCAAAACGGGCAGCCGAACTCTGATAGTCGGCAATTTTGCCATCGGCAGTCATCGCTAGAATAACAGTGGTATGTAATCGATTTTTCATCAATCAAGTTAGAATTGTTACTTCCTCAGAAAATGGATCTGGCAAATGGTGTTGGAGTGGATATCATTAAAATACAACAGTAGAGATCTAGTTTAAGCGTGAGGCTAAGTCTTTTCTTATGGCACCTAGTCAATCTTCTTTTCGACGAATTTTACTCTCGCGCATTCTGTTAGTCAGTGTTCCCGTCTTGCTAATTGGCGTATATGTCACTTATAGAAAGGCTCGTTCGGCTTTTTTGGAGACTGCTAGACAGAATTTAACCGAAAGTGCCGTGAGAAAGGGAGAAACAATTCAACATTCGATTGAAGCTTTACAAAATAACCTGGCGAGTGCCAGCGATGCAGCAATTGCTCGCTCAGATATTTTAAATGGAGAGTTACTAATTGCTCAACTAGAAGAAGTCTTGCCAATAGGCATTCTCTGCGCTCAGATTACCGATCTCGAAACTAATGCTATCACTTCTTCTACCTGTAAAGAGCCAGTTGAGCTAGAAAATAATACCTGGAAGAAAAAACAGCGAGTTTTTACCACTGCGTCTCAAGTGGATGTCAAATTACTTTCCTCTACCGCATCTTTGTTACGAAATTCTGCCGAAGCCAGTGAAAATCCTTCAGGTCGTCAATTAAAATTGTGGTTGACTGCCCCTATCTACGATCGCCAAGGTAATCTGCGCTACGCCTTAAGTATCAAGTCTGCTATTCTTGCTCAAGAAATCGTTGAGCCAGGTTCATTAGAAGGCTATCCCGTAGTAATCGATCAAGACGGCACAATTCTCGCCCATCCTTTTGAACAGCGAGTGGGACGCAACGTCAAGCAAATGTCCGATGCTCAAAGGTTGACGGAATTAATGCAAAATGCGATCGCCAATAAGCCAGATTTTCTGCATTTATTTTATTTGGAGACTGATGGAGTCGAATTAGTTACTGGATATAGTTCTATTCCTTCTCCTATTACCAGCAATAAAGGAGAAAAATGGATTATTCTCGCGGTCAGTCCCCTAGATGCTGCCTTAGAACCCCTCAAGGACATTCAGCAAGCTCTTGTGGGCATGACTTTAGGTTTGATCGCTGCCTGTTCTCTGGCTACGCTCTATTTGTCCCGTGAATTGGCTCGTCCTTTAGAACAAATTAGAGATTATTCCTTGAAGGATCAACACCTAAATTCTCATGTCGATCGCCTGCCAGAAAATTTTAAAATCCGCGAATTTAATCAGCTTTCTCTCTCCCTCAATGATATGGTGGGTCGCTTAAGGGCTTGGGGAGATGAAATTATTACGGCTTGGAAGCAAGCCCAGACAGCTAACCAGTTGAAAAGCGAATTTTTAGCCACCACTTCTCACGAGCTGAGAACTCCTCTAAATGGCATCATTAACTGTATTCGGGTAGTTCAAGACGGTTATTGCGATAGCAAAGAAGAAGAACGAGAATTTCTTCAGCAGGCAGACGATGCAGCAATTCATCTTTTAGGAATTATTAATGATGTACTGGATATCTCCAAGATTGAGGCGGGAAAACTTTCGCTCAGGATTGAACCCGTTAATTTAAATAGAGTGCTGAATGAAGTAGTCGATCTCCATCTGGTTTCTATCCAGCAGAAAAACTTGCATTTAAAAATGCCAGTTTGGGGAAAAAAACTTTATGTCCTGGCAGATGCTGCAAAACTCAAGCAGGTGCTAATTAACATAGTTAGTAATGCGGTTAAATTCACTGATTTTGGTACAATCACGATTACAATTACGACTCAACTACTGACAAGCGATCGAGAATTTGATAATTATCAATATTCTCTGGCTTCAAAAGCAGACTACCAGAGAGATATTGAAGCTTCAAGCGATAATATTGCCCTGGCTGCAAAAGCACAAATTACTGAAGAATATAATTCGCCAAATTCTTCTACAAATTCTTCTACAGCCGATAGTTATCCCGAAACACAGCAGCAAGAGCCAAATCAATACGTTGTAGTTAAAATCGAAGATACAGGCATCGGGATTGACCCCAGCCAACAGCATAAACTCTTTAATCCCTTTGTCATGGTCGATGGTTCAACCACCAGAAAGTTTGGTGGGACAGGTCTTGGGTTAGCCATTTCGCGTAATCTGATGGATTTAATGCAGGGTACGATCTCCTTAGAAAGTCCTGGAATAGGTCAAGGTACTGCTGTTTCAATTTCGATTCCGCTAACAGAAATTATAGTGAGCAATGAACAGTGATGATTATCTTTTGTAATCACCTGGCTTGAGGCAAAATTAGCATGGCATCGCCAAAGGAATAAAAACGATATTCAAGAGCGATCGCTTGTTGGTAAAGACTCAACAACTGCTCTCGACCAATCATGGCACTCACCAGCATTAACAAGCTAGAACCTGGTAAATGAAAATTAGTGATTAAGCCATCTACTACTTGCCACTGATAGCCTGGATAGATAAACAAATTAGTCTTACCGCGAAAAGGCTCGATCGAGTCTGATTTGGCTTCTCTAGCTGCTCCTTCTAAGGCTCTGGTGGCAGTTGTCCCCACGGCAATGACTCGACCTCCTCTGGCTTTCGTGGCTTTAATCTTGGCTACGGTTTCTGCACTGACTTCAATCCATTCTTGGTGCATGGCATGATTCTTAATTTGCTCTGTTTCTACAGGACGAAAAGTGCCAATTCCCACATGAAGCGTAATTTGAGTCTGTTCAATCCCCTGGCGCTCTAGTTGAGCTAATAATTCGGGGGTAAAGTGTAAACCTGCGGTGGGTGCTGCGATCGCTCCTGGTTGATTGGCATATACAGTCTGATATCGCTCGTCAGGAGCATCACTATCCGTAATATAGGGGGGCAAAGGAAGCTGTCCATAATCATCCAATAGCTGCCAGAGAGACTGACCTGGAGCTAGCTCAAACTGCAAGATTCTCCCCCCTGTGGCTTCATCTTTGCCGATCACTGTAGCCTGGAGTGGATTATTGTTTGAGTCGGGATTACCCAGAGCATCAAAGTTGATGGTTGCTCCAATCGTAAAACGCTTGCCAGGTTTGACTAGAGCCAGCCAACAGTTAGACGCTCGCTCTTCAATCAGCAAAATTTCTAGCTGAGAACCCGTAGTTTTATGACCATAAAGACGAGCAGGAATAACGCGGGTATTGTTCAGGACGAGCAAGTCACCTGGTTTTAACCAATTGGGCAAGTCCCGAAAAGTTGAGTGGGTAGGCTCTCGCCGTGAATTTACGATCAGTAGACGAGAGCTATCTCGCGGCTCGGCAGGAGACTGGGCTATCAGCTCTTGAGGCAATTGGTAAGTGTAGCTAGAAAGCAAAAAATCTTGATCCATCCTAAGTTATAAGTTCAATTTACACGATCGTATTTGGGTAATATCCCCTATAGCAAATTTAAAAGATCGGGTGCTTTTCCCCAAGCGCGATCGACACATTTATTGTCAGACTATAAATACGCTTCTGTAAAAACATGATTTATGGACTATCTGTATTTCCTGGCCAATGCCAGCGTGACCTTAAGAACAATCGAGTATCTCCGCAATATGGAGCATACGACCAATGCTTCTCTCACCGTAATTCATCAAATTGATGGCTGGATTGTCAAAATACACTTCCCCCAAGCTCTAGAACCAAGATTACACGGTAATCTTTGCGCCTTTATGTCAGAGTTGGGCATTGTCTATGAACCAGAAATGCGACTCAAAATGGTCTTCTGGAGTTTAGAAACTGGTCAATCTCCTGTGGAAGTTATGCGCCGTTATCAAGTAGCAGTGGTTTCTTATGGTGTGCCAGATACCAAAGATATTGAAGCTTTTCGTCAACAATTTACCATTGGACTAGGTTACTGTCCAGAAACCTTAGCCTAATGAAAACTCGAAATAATCTGTAAGACTCTAGAGATATCGTCAAGCTGTCCCACAATACGTTTGACAGGCCCAGGAGAGACTCGAATTAAAGTCGGGGTGGTTATAACTCGGTGTATTATCGCTTGTTCGGGGTTTTTAGCAACATCAATCACTTTTAAGGTGTAGGGATTAGTCAATCTTTCTTCTAATAGCTGATGAAGATTACTTAAGGTTTTTTCGGCACTATCATTCTGACTGGAAATAAACAGGCGTAGATTGTATCCTTCGCTCTTGATTACAGTTGTTCTGATGTGATCTTGAATTATCCCAGAGTCTTTAGAAGGCAATTTAGTTGATTGTTTAGGGTCAAGACGAATAACTAAATCTTGTCGCTGCCAAAGTTGCGGAAAATGGGGTTTATAAGTCTCAATTACTGCCCGATGACAATGCTCTTCTTGCCAAGGAGCAATTTGCCATTCAGTTTTGGCATCGAGTTTAAATAATGCTTGCAATAAAGGGATATATTGCTGTACTGCGGGGTAAACTTCGGCAATAGTCTGTAGCTGATGAGTTGTAGGGTCTAACCAACGCTCTACTGTGGCTGTATATCCAGGTACGAGAAAATGAGGTGAATCAGCTAAATTGAGCATCTTTTGTAATTCATGACATAAATGAACATGCCATTGAGTTTGTTTACTCGAATTGATGCCATAAATCAAATCTCCCCCTGGTGTAAACAAGGCTATACCTTTAAATACTTGAGGCAGAACATTTATCATCTATTGCCGATCATGATCTCAAACCCGACAGTTTAACAACTGCTGACTAGTTAATAGTAATACTTTTAAAGTATATCTATTCCTGTGGGTAATAAATATGGATGCATGAACACTTTAACATGCTAAATGTTCTGTGTATTTAGATTCTACCTCTGAGCATCATCGCCATTTCATTGGCTGTCGGAGACATTTCCATGGCTACTTCCTCGGTAATTCTGCCTTCTTCGTAAAGACTGAAGAGAGCTTGATTGGTAGTAATCATTCCGTCATATTCTCCATCCAACATCAGATTCTGAATCTCATCATACTTACCCTGTTTAATATATTCTTTGACGGTTTCTGTATTAACCATGATGTCATGATACGCAGCTCGTTTACCATCTGTGGTGCGACATAATCCTTGAGAGATGACAGCTACTAGGGACTCGGAAATTGCCACGCGCATCGCATCCTGTTCTTCGGCAGTGTAGAGAGTCAAAATCCTTTCAATAGTTTTAACCGCACTGTTGGTATGTAACGTTCCCATGACCAAGTGACCTGTTTGGGCTGCTTTGAGGGCCGTATTGACCGTTTCGCGATCGCGCATTTCCCCAATCAAGATAATATCAGGATCTTCCCGCAATGCTGCTTTGAGGGCATGATCGAATTTGTGAGTATTGATGCCAACTTCTCGTTGTTTAATTAAAGAGCGTTTACTCCGATGGACAAATTCAATCGGATCTTCAATGGTAATAATATGCTTGGCATGTTCGGTGTTGATGTAGTCTACCATCGCTGCCATAGTGGTCGATTTACCTGAACCCGTCGGCCCCGTAACTAAGATTAAACCTTTATGTTCGTCAGAAATATCCCGAAAAACTGGGGGTAAACCCAAGTCGTCCATGGTCAAGATTTTGAGGGGAATCAGACGCATTACTAAGGCAGGGCCTAGCAGAGTGTCAAACACGTTGATCCTGACCCTAGCAAACTCGTACTGAGTTGCACCATCAAATTCTAGTTCTCGCTTGAACTGTTCTACTTCGCGATCGCTTAAAATCTCATGTAGCCAACTCATAAAAGTTTGGCGATCGGTTTTGGGATACTCTGTTAGTGCCATTTCTCCGCGATCGCGCATTCTGGGGACTTCTCCTACTCCCACATGAACATCGGAGTATCCTTTGTCGTATGCCTGTTTAATGATATATGCCAAAGAGGGTTGACCAGAAGCTCTCTGTGGTTTGTTGTTTGACGCTGATGTTGGAGCTTTAACAGCAGAATTTTCCGCTTTTACTTCGACAGGTAATGAATTACTAGTTCTGCCAATAGTGGATGGTGGGGGTGGTGGCAGTGGTCGAGATTGTTGATCTACTTTTTGATTCATTTAATTTATGTGTTAGAGAACTATTGTTTTTATATGATTAGTATGCCCAGCCCTTCCAAGTTTTTAACAACTTTAAGACTGAGTTAAGTAGGTAGGCAAAATAATTGATCAAACCCCTACCCTTAGAGCTATTTGTCCTAAAGGATTCCTAAAGGATTAGCTCCTTCGTCCTAAAGGATACCGCTCCGCATATCGCGTCACCGCTCCGCATATTACTCGTTACTCGTTACTTGTTACTCCCTAACCTTATTTCCAATTTAATTACACCCACCTACTTAGTTATTTCAATTACCATCTGTTAGGTTGATCGAGCTTTTTCAAACTGTTAGAACTGTTAAAAATGATACTTAAATTGTCATGCTTATCATTACTTAATAGCTAATATTATTTCCTCACAATTACCTCACAAAAATATTATTTACTAACTCTTAATTGATTAATGTCTTAAAATCTGCAAGCTAAATTTTTGCTTTCAGAGTAATTAAGTATAAATACTTATTTGTTTCCCAAGCCTTGCTCAAGATCCAAATTAAATAAGAACAAAGATATTATGGTAAAAATAATTATTTTTGCTAAAAGAGTCTAAATTTGCCTTGAAGCTATGGGGATCGATGAGAATAAAGAAAAATTAGATTAACGAGTGATGATTAATGGTCAAGTTTGTGTATTGCCAAATGTAAAAATATATTTTCAAAATGTATTTTTCTGATTGAACTTTCTTATACTTAGTTTATTCAAAAGAAATAAAGTCTGATTTTTGCTTCGTTGTTGTTTATGTTTAAGGATTTGCAAAACTATGGAAACTACCCGAAAGAATAGTTACGTTGGTTTAATCAAAAGCTTCTTGATTTGGAGTTTTACCTTAACGGTCTGTCTACTAGTAGTAGGTTTTCCCGTGGGAGCTTTAATAGTTACAGTCGGTCTTTTAGCGACTATTGTTTTACAAACAGTTCTACCTGCTAGCGCCGTTTTGCTGGTGACAGGCAGCATTTTTAGTCTTAATGTGGCAGTGGTAGTCATTGGGGCTGCGGCTCTAGCTTTAAAAGGAGTTAATCCTGAAGAGGTAAGCTGGCTAAACTGGTTACATGGACAAAAAGATTTAATTAATATTCCTGTGTACGCTTCGTGTCCATTAACTTGCCAAGTTGAGATTCATCAATAATTGATCTGCAACCATAAAAATTAAACTAACTGGTTTAATGTCTATTCTGTCGTTGATTACTTGAATGCAAAACTAAATCCCCAACAGTAAATGCGCTCAATAATTAGCGATCGCAAAGCGTAGGCGGAGCCTAATCGCTCATACGAACCGAAACCCAGAGTATACTGGGTTTTTTACTGTCAAAAAGCATGATCAGTTATGTTGTTGCGTTGAGGGATTATGACTAAACCAATTTCTGTCGGAGTAATTTTAGGAACTCGCCCAGAGGCAATTAAGCTCGCTCCAGTAATCGAACAGCTTAATCTAACTCAAATTAAAACCCATGTGATTCTGACAGGGCAACATCGAGAAATGGTAGATCGGGTGATGGAGCTATTTAACCTCGAAGCAGATTTCGATTTAGGCATAATGAAACCGCAGCAAACCCTCAGTAGTATTACCTGTGATAGCTTACAGGGTTTGGGTAAGATTTTTACGCAGATTAAACCACAGTTGATTTTTGTTCAAGGCGACACCACAACTGCCTTTGCTGCTGCTCTGGCTGCTTTTTATCATCAGATTGCGATCGCTCATGTTGAAGCAGGCTTGCGTACTGATAATTTATATAATCCTTATCCTGAAGAAGCAAACCGTCGCCTAATTTCACAAATTGCTCAACTGCATTTTGCACCGACGGAACTAGCGGTTAAAAATCTGCAAAAGTCAGGGGTGACAGGCGAAATTCATCATACAGGTAATACGGTAATTGATACTTTATTAACCGTAGCGGGGAATAAGCCCAAATGTGAGATAGCTAATTTAGATTGGTCAAAATATCGAGTATTGTTAGCTACGGTTCATCGTCGCGAAAATTGGGGGAGACCACTGACAGATATTTTGCAGGGATTTAATGCCATCTTGGATCGTTTCCCCGACACAGCTTTACTGCTGCCGCTACACCGTAATCCTACCGTGCGAGAGCCAATTAAAGCAGCACTTGGCGATCGCCCTAGAGTATTTCTCACAGAACCATTAGACTATAGCGAACTGGTTGGTGCGATCGCTCGCTGTCATTTGTTGTTAACCGATTCGGGCGGATTACAGGAAGAAGCCCCCAGTTTAGGGAAACCTGTGTTGGTGCTGAGAGAAACCACAGAAAGACCAGAAGCCGTTCAAGCGGGTACAGCCAAGCTGATTGGCACCGATCCTCAAACCATAGTTAATGCCACCGCTGAATTACTTGAAAACGACCATCTCTATAATCAAATGGCAACGGCGATTAATCCTTTTGGTGATGGTCAAGCATCCGTTAGAATTGTCAAAATTGCTCAAGATTATTTAACAAAAAACTTATAGCTTATAGCTACTGCCAGTTGCCAACCAAAACATAAGCAGCCCAATAATAAGGATGTGGAGGAAGCTGCTTGAGTTCTGGCAGGGGTGGATTGGCGCGTAAAGATTCGATCAAAGATAACTGGGCTTGTTGTAGAGCAACAACTTTTTTCGTGGTGGGATTTTCTAATTCACGATAAAACTGGCTCATCAACTTACTAGTGGAATCATCTTCCACTGACCATAAAGATGCTACGGTACTGCTGCCAGAACGTACTGCTACCCCTGCTAATCCTAAAACAGCCCGTTCATCTCCTGTCGCCGTATTGCAGGCACTAAGCACAATTAACTCAGGTCTGGTGTTGCTGGAACTGAGCAAAGTATTCAGAGCTTCAAGATCGAGCAGATGGCGATCGCCAGTAACAATAAAAGTCTGTTGCGGATCGGAGCTAAATACTCCGTGGGTAGCTAAATGAATGATGGGAAATCCTGCTTGCAGTTGCTGGGCAATATTTTTAGCGGTAAACTCTCGATCTAATAGCTGTCGCGATCGCGGAAAAACTGTTTTAATTTGCTTCAATTCTTCAGGAACATTGTTTAATGCGGGGAAGATTTCTCCTTGAATTTCTACTTGCTGGCTTAATCCTGCTGCTAATACTTTGAGCTTATCCCTCGGTTTTGCTTGGGTGTTGAGTAATTGTAAACTAGGGGCTAAAGCAACGCTATGCTTTTCTAAGAGATATTGCTTACCGTCATAGAGTGCTGCCATCGGCACATTTTGTAATTTGCCACTGAGGATAAAAACCAGAGTTTCGATTTGATTGGCGGTTAATTCGCCTTCCAAAGGTTCAATCAACCAGCGATATATTTCTTGGAGATTGGGTAATAAGGCTTGAGTATTGGCAATTACTTCTTGAGGGTTAAGAGGAGTAGTGCTAAAAATATTGACTGCCGAATTATTAATGCTTTGGTTATAAAGACTGTCGTATAAAGCGTCGAGGGTGCGATCAATTTCTGTCGCCGAAATATTCCTGGTAAAGCGCTTCAAAGGTTTCCCTGCCATGGAGAGAATTACCTCTAGGCGATCGCTTAAGATAATGGGATAAATGACTGCTGCTTGAGGGTCTAAATCATCAATGGTTACGGCAATATCAGCCGTTGGGGAGCAAGGATCTTGAAAGAAATTATCTAATTCAGCAAGCTGGAGGGATTCGATTACTTGACGAGCTAGTTCTAAGTTGTCGTTAGAAGTATAAGAAGTAGAGTTAACAGTGTTAATTGTGGTTAGAGATTTAGAGGCTTGCAGATTATCTGACAAAAGTAAATTTGCCAAACGTAGGTAGACAGGCTTGACTGACTGGCGAAAGTTAAATTGGACTACTTGATTATTAGTATTTAGATCGGTACGCAAAGACTGAAGAGTGTTAAAGGCTAGGGTATAGGCGGCGATCGCCTCTTCTTTCCTACCTGAGCGCTCTAAGAACATCCCTAATTGGGACTGCCACAGATAACTAATTTCACGCGCATCACCAGCAATATTTTGCGCTTCTGCCACAGCTAAAGCCTGATTAGTCAAAGCGATCGCTCGATTTAAGTCTCCTTTTAGACCATAATTCTCTCCCAAATATCCCAACGCATAGCTCTCTCCCCGTCGATCTTCGATCAGTCGTGCCTGTTGCAGTGCTGTTTGTAAGATGGACTCGACAGTAGTGGTTTGCTGGAGGCGAGTTAAGCTTTGAGCATAATTGATCTGAGCATAAATTCCCTGATGAGTCTGTGGTAGCTGTGGTAAGTTAGCAGCGATATCTGCAATTAACTTGGTTTGATTGTTTTTTAGT
Encoded here:
- the queA gene encoding tRNA preQ1(34) S-adenosylmethionine ribosyltransferase-isomerase QueA, giving the protein MDQDFLLSSYTYQLPQELIAQSPAEPRDSSRLLIVNSRREPTHSTFRDLPNWLKPGDLLVLNNTRVIPARLYGHKTTGSQLEILLIEERASNCWLALVKPGKRFTIGATINFDALGNPDSNNNPLQATVIGKDEATGGRILQFELAPGQSLWQLLDDYGQLPLPPYITDSDAPDERYQTVYANQPGAIAAPTAGLHFTPELLAQLERQGIEQTQITLHVGIGTFRPVETEQIKNHAMHQEWIEVSAETVAKIKATKARGGRVIAVGTTATRALEGAAREAKSDSIEPFRGKTNLFIYPGYQWQVVDGLITNFHLPGSSLLMLVSAMIGREQLLSLYQQAIALEYRFYSFGDAMLILPQAR
- a CDS encoding RibD family protein → MKNRLHTTVILAMTADGKIADYQSSAARFGSINDRTHLEQQVSLADAVLFGAGTLRAYGSTMSVSNPLLLQERKARSQSPQPVQIVVSASGNLDSQWRFFQQPIPRWLITLPGNDGKWQSRTEFERILIAPENNSIINWTRTFQQLAELDLNKLAILGGGELVASLLAENLIDELWLTVCPIIFGGQSAPTPVAGKGFIHSQGKKLQLLEVKYIEQELFLHYLVISNQ
- the wecB gene encoding UDP-N-acetylglucosamine 2-epimerase (non-hydrolyzing); protein product: MTKPISVGVILGTRPEAIKLAPVIEQLNLTQIKTHVILTGQHREMVDRVMELFNLEADFDLGIMKPQQTLSSITCDSLQGLGKIFTQIKPQLIFVQGDTTTAFAAALAAFYHQIAIAHVEAGLRTDNLYNPYPEEANRRLISQIAQLHFAPTELAVKNLQKSGVTGEIHHTGNTVIDTLLTVAGNKPKCEIANLDWSKYRVLLATVHRRENWGRPLTDILQGFNAILDRFPDTALLLPLHRNPTVREPIKAALGDRPRVFLTEPLDYSELVGAIARCHLLLTDSGGLQEEAPSLGKPVLVLRETTERPEAVQAGTAKLIGTDPQTIVNATAELLENDHLYNQMATAINPFGDGQASVRIVKIAQDYLTKNL
- a CDS encoding circadian clock KaiB family protein; translated protein: MINVLPQVFKGIALFTPGGDLIYGINSSKQTQWHVHLCHELQKMLNLADSPHFLVPGYTATVERWLDPTTHQLQTIAEVYPAVQQYIPLLQALFKLDAKTEWQIAPWQEEHCHRAVIETYKPHFPQLWQRQDLVIRLDPKQSTKLPSKDSGIIQDHIRTTVIKSEGYNLRLFISSQNDSAEKTLSNLHQLLEERLTNPYTLKVIDVAKNPEQAIIHRVITTPTLIRVSPGPVKRIVGQLDDISRVLQIISSFH
- a CDS encoding cache domain-containing protein, translated to MAPSQSSFRRILLSRILLVSVPVLLIGVYVTYRKARSAFLETARQNLTESAVRKGETIQHSIEALQNNLASASDAAIARSDILNGELLIAQLEEVLPIGILCAQITDLETNAITSSTCKEPVELENNTWKKKQRVFTTASQVDVKLLSSTASLLRNSAEASENPSGRQLKLWLTAPIYDRQGNLRYALSIKSAILAQEIVEPGSLEGYPVVIDQDGTILAHPFEQRVGRNVKQMSDAQRLTELMQNAIANKPDFLHLFYLETDGVELVTGYSSIPSPITSNKGEKWIILAVSPLDAALEPLKDIQQALVGMTLGLIAACSLATLYLSRELARPLEQIRDYSLKDQHLNSHVDRLPENFKIREFNQLSLSLNDMVGRLRAWGDEIITAWKQAQTANQLKSEFLATTSHELRTPLNGIINCIRVVQDGYCDSKEEEREFLQQADDAAIHLLGIINDVLDISKIEAGKLSLRIEPVNLNRVLNEVVDLHLVSIQQKNLHLKMPVWGKKLYVLADAAKLKQVLINIVSNAVKFTDFGTITITITTQLLTSDREFDNYQYSLASKADYQRDIEASSDNIALAAKAQITEEYNSPNSSTNSSTADSYPETQQQEPNQYVVVKIEDTGIGIDPSQQHKLFNPFVMVDGSTTRKFGGTGLGLAISRNLMDLMQGTISLESPGIGQGTAVSISIPLTEIIVSNEQ
- a CDS encoding CHAT domain-containing protein; the encoded protein is MLSDRSWLWRRLLTVTLSAWLAVAVHLPVQSQPNGLGLSLQAQQLYQTGQLAPAAIAWQEAAAAFAAQGDRLGKTKSLINQSQVLQDLGLYPRACTSLLKAFKLEDTQCNSDGIEQLIQTLKQHKITLVEGIGLRSLSNILQNKGMLSLAQTIIQLSATATLNSSESGATLLALGNIQQALGNQVRDRWNYERITEIIDRQDSKNALKPYLATFKTYEQIALEPQTELLTQTQAQLNHLSLLIELEAWWQQQTQRRIQSWQRLNQSMLVEMAENFLALLTTELKNNQTKLIADIAANLPQLPQTHQGIYAQINYAQSLTRLQQTTTVESILQTALQQARLIEDRRGESYALGYLGENYGLKGDLNRAIALTNQALAVAEAQNIAGDAREISYLWQSQLGMFLERSGRKEEAIAAYTLAFNTLQSLRTDLNTNNQVVQFNFRQSVKPVYLRLANLLLSDNLQASKSLTTINTVNSTSYTSNDNLELARQVIESLQLAELDNFFQDPCSPTADIAVTIDDLDPQAAVIYPIILSDRLEVILSMAGKPLKRFTRNISATEIDRTLDALYDSLYNQSINNSAVNIFSTTPLNPQEVIANTQALLPNLQEIYRWLIEPLEGELTANQIETLVFILSGKLQNVPMAALYDGKQYLLEKHSVALAPSLQLLNTQAKPRDKLKVLAAGLSQQVEIQGEIFPALNNVPEELKQIKTVFPRSRQLLDREFTAKNIAQQLQAGFPIIHLATHGVFSSDPQQTFIVTGDRHLLDLEALNTLLSSSNTRPELIVLSACNTATGDERAVLGLAGVAVRSGSSTVASLWSVEDDSTSKLMSQFYRELENPTTKKVVALQQAQLSLIESLRANPPLPELKQLPPHPYYWAAYVLVGNWQ
- a CDS encoding type IV pilus twitching motility protein PilT gives rise to the protein MNQKVDQQSRPLPPPPPSTIGRTSNSLPVEVKAENSAVKAPTSASNNKPQRASGQPSLAYIIKQAYDKGYSDVHVGVGEVPRMRDRGEMALTEYPKTDRQTFMSWLHEILSDREVEQFKRELEFDGATQYEFARVRINVFDTLLGPALVMRLIPLKILTMDDLGLPPVFRDISDEHKGLILVTGPTGSGKSTTMAAMVDYINTEHAKHIITIEDPIEFVHRSKRSLIKQREVGINTHKFDHALKAALREDPDIILIGEMRDRETVNTALKAAQTGHLVMGTLHTNSAVKTIERILTLYTAEEQDAMRVAISESLVAVISQGLCRTTDGKRAAYHDIMVNTETVKEYIKQGKYDEIQNLMLDGEYDGMITTNQALFSLYEEGRITEEVAMEMSPTANEMAMMLRGRI